From a single Erpetoichthys calabaricus chromosome 1, fErpCal1.3, whole genome shotgun sequence genomic region:
- the pgam2 gene encoding phosphoglycerate mutase 2, with protein MAAAHRLVIVRHGESSWNQENRFCGWFDADLSEKGLQEAKNGAKALKDAGFQFDVCYTSVLKRAIKTLWTIMEGTDQMWLPVIRTWRLNERHYGGLTGLNKAETAAKHGEEQVKIWRRSFDIPPPPMDKDHPFHQIISMERRYAGLKAGELPTCESLKDTIARALPFWNEEIVPQIKAGKRVLIAAHGNSLRGIVKHLESMSDAAIMDLNLPTGIPIVYELDSNLKPIKPMQFLGDEETVRKAMEAVAAQGKVKK; from the exons ATGGCAGCTGCACATCGCTTAGTGATTGTACGTCATGGAGAAAGCAGCTGGAATCAGGAAAACCGTTTCTGTGGGTGGTTTGACGCTGACTTGAGTGAAAAAGGCTTACAGGAAGCAAAGAATGGAGCCAAAGCACTCAAAGATGCCGGCTTCCAGTTTGATGTGTGCTACACCTCCGTCTTGAAGAGGGCTATTAAAACTCTCTGGACTATTATGGAAGGAACTGATCAGATGTGGCTGCCCGTTATTCGGACCTGGCGCCTCAATGAACGCCACTACGGTGGGCTCACCGGACTCAACAAGGCAGAGACAGCTGCTAAACATGGAGAGGAACAAGTCAAAATCTGGAGACGATCCTTTGATATTCCACCACCTCCAATGGACAAGGACCATCCTTTCCACCAGATTATTAGCATG GAAAGACGTTACGCAGGATTAAAGGCTGGAGAGTTACCTACTTGTGAAAGCCTCAAGGACACCATTGCCCGTGCCCTGCCTTTCTGGAATGAGGAAATTGTACCTCAAATCAAGGCTGGCAAGAGGGTTCTGATTGCTGCCCATGGAAACAGCTTGAGGGGCATTGTCAAGCATCTTGAGA GCATGTCCGATGCGGCCATCATGGACCTGAATCTGCCCACTGGAATTCCCATTGTGTATGAGCTGGACAGCAATCTCAAACCCATAAAACCCATGCAATTCCTTGGGGATGAGGAAACGGTGCGCAAAGCTATGGAAGCTGTGGCAGCTCAAGGAAaagttaagaaataa